In Calonectris borealis chromosome 20, bCalBor7.hap1.2, whole genome shotgun sequence, a genomic segment contains:
- the LUC7L3 gene encoding luc7-like protein 3 isoform X2 has protein sequence MISAAQLLDELMGRDRNLAPDEKRSNVRWDHESVCKYYLCGFCPAELFTNTRSDLGPCEKIHDENLRKQYEKSSRFMKVGYERDFLRYLQSLLAEVERRIRRGHARLALSQNQQSSGGAGPTGKNEEKIQVLTDKIDVLLQQIEELGSEGKVEEAQGMMKLVEQLKEERELLRSTTSTIESFAAQEKQMEVCEVCGAFLIVGDAQSRVDDHLMGKQHMGYAKIKATVEDLKEKLRKRTEEPDRDDRLKKEKQEREEREKEREREREERERKRRREEEEKEKERARDRERRKRSRSRSRHSSRTSDRRCSRSRDHKRSRSRERRRSRSRDRRRSRSHDRSERKHRSRSRDRRRSKSRDRKSYKHRSKSREREQDRKSKEKEKRGSDDKKSSMKSSSREKQSEDTNTDSKESDTKNEVNGTSEDIKSEVQRKYAQMKMELSQVRRHTKAPSEGKDSVVLQNILRYIVLSQLFCSRLVPPLVCLFGTYL, from the exons GTTTGTAAATACTACCTTTGTGGCTTTTGCCCAGCTGAATTATTTACAAATACCCGTTCTGATTTAG GTCCTTGTGAAAAAATTCATGATGAAAATCTACGTAAACA gTACGAGAAGAGCTCTCGTTTTATGAAAGTGGGCTATGAAAGAGACTTCTTACGCTATTTACAAAGCTTACTTGCAGAGGTGGAACGCAGGATTCGAAGAGGCCATGCTCGTTTGGCACTGTCACAGAATCAACAGTCTTCTGGG GGAGCAGGACCTACCggtaaaaatgaagagaagattCAGGTGTTAACTGACAAAATTGATGTACTTCTACAACAG ATTGAAGAACTAGGTTCAGAAGGAAAGGTGGAAGAGGCACAAGGAATGATGAAACTTGTTGAACAgttaaaggaagagagagaattgCTGAGGTCTACAACTTCA acaaTTGAGAGCTTTGCAGCCcaagaaaagcaaatggaagTTTGTGAAGTTTGTGGAGCCTTTTTAATTGTAGGAGATGCACAGTCCAGGGTAGATGACCACTTGATGGGAAAGCAGCACATGGGTTATGCCAAAATAAAAGCTACTGTAGAAGATTTAAAA gaaaagttacgaaaaagaacagaagaaccTGACCGTGATGAcaggttaaaaaaagagaaacaagaacgagaagagagagagaaagagagggaacgGGAAAGAGAAGAGCGGGAAAGGAAGAGACGAcgtgaagaagaagaaaaggaaaaagagagggcTCGTGATAGAGAGAGACGTAAAAGGAGTCGTTCACGGAGTAGGCATTCAAGCAGAACATCTGACAGAAGATGCAGCCGTTCACGAGACCACAAAAGAtcaagaagcagagaaagaaggcGAAGCag GAGTCGTGACAGAAGAAGAAGCAGAAGTCATGATagatcagaaagaaaacatagGTCTCGCAGTAGGGACAGGAGACGATCAAAAAGCCGGGATCGGAAATCCTACAAGCACAGaagcaaaagcagagagagagaacaagacAGGAAGTCAAAAGAAAAAG AAAAGAGGGGATCTGATGATAAAAAAAGTAGTATGAAGTCCAGTAGTCGAGAAAAACAGAGTGAAGACACAAATACAGACTCGAAGGAGAGTGATACTAAGAATGAGGTCAATGGGACCAGTGAAGACATTAAATCTGAAG TGCAGCGTAAGTATGCACAGATGAAGATGGAACTAAGCCAAGTAAGAAGACATACTAAAGCACCTTCTGAAGGAAAAGACAGTGTAGTCCTGCAAAACATTTTGAGGTACATTGTTTTGTCTCAGCTATTTTGTAGCAGACTCGTGCCCCCATTAGTGTGCCTCTTTGGGACATATTTGTAA
- the LUC7L3 gene encoding luc7-like protein 3 isoform X9: MISAAQLLDELMGRDRNLAPDEKRSNVRWDHESVCKYYLCGFCPAELFTNTRSDLGPCEKIHDENLRKQYEKSSRFMKVGYERDFLRYLQSLLAEVERRIRRGHARLALSQNQQSSGGAGPTGKNEEKIQVLTDKIDVLLQQIEELGSEGKVEEAQGMMKLVEQLKEERELLRSTTSNIFLLQTIESFAAQEKQMEVCEVCGAFLIVGDAQSRVDDHLMGKQHMGYAKIKATVEDLKEKLRKRTEEPDRDDRLKKEKQEREEREKEREREREERERKRRREEEEKEKERARDRERRKRSRSRSRHSSRTSDRRCSRSRDHKRSRSRERRRSRSRDRRRSRSHDRSERKHRSRSRDRRRSKSRDRKSYKHRSKSREREQDRKSKEKEKRGSDDKKSSMKSSSREKQSEDTNTDSKESDTKNEVNGTSEDIKSEGDTQSN; this comes from the exons GTTTGTAAATACTACCTTTGTGGCTTTTGCCCAGCTGAATTATTTACAAATACCCGTTCTGATTTAG GTCCTTGTGAAAAAATTCATGATGAAAATCTACGTAAACA gTACGAGAAGAGCTCTCGTTTTATGAAAGTGGGCTATGAAAGAGACTTCTTACGCTATTTACAAAGCTTACTTGCAGAGGTGGAACGCAGGATTCGAAGAGGCCATGCTCGTTTGGCACTGTCACAGAATCAACAGTCTTCTGGG GGAGCAGGACCTACCggtaaaaatgaagagaagattCAGGTGTTAACTGACAAAATTGATGTACTTCTACAACAG ATTGAAGAACTAGGTTCAGAAGGAAAGGTGGAAGAGGCACAAGGAATGATGAAACTTGTTGAACAgttaaaggaagagagagaattgCTGAGGTCTACAACTTCA aatatttttcttttgcagacaaTTGAGAGCTTTGCAGCCcaagaaaagcaaatggaagTTTGTGAAGTTTGTGGAGCCTTTTTAATTGTAGGAGATGCACAGTCCAGGGTAGATGACCACTTGATGGGAAAGCAGCACATGGGTTATGCCAAAATAAAAGCTACTGTAGAAGATTTAAAA gaaaagttacgaaaaagaacagaagaaccTGACCGTGATGAcaggttaaaaaaagagaaacaagaacgagaagagagagagaaagagagggaacgGGAAAGAGAAGAGCGGGAAAGGAAGAGACGAcgtgaagaagaagaaaaggaaaaagagagggcTCGTGATAGAGAGAGACGTAAAAGGAGTCGTTCACGGAGTAGGCATTCAAGCAGAACATCTGACAGAAGATGCAGCCGTTCACGAGACCACAAAAGAtcaagaagcagagaaagaaggcGAAGCag GAGTCGTGACAGAAGAAGAAGCAGAAGTCATGATagatcagaaagaaaacatagGTCTCGCAGTAGGGACAGGAGACGATCAAAAAGCCGGGATCGGAAATCCTACAAGCACAGaagcaaaagcagagagagagaacaagacAGGAAGTCAAAAGAAAAAG AAAAGAGGGGATCTGATGATAAAAAAAGTAGTATGAAGTCCAGTAGTCGAGAAAAACAGAGTGAAGACACAAATACAGACTCGAAGGAGAGTGATACTAAGAATGAGGTCAATGGGACCAGTGAAGACATTAAATCTGAAGGTGACACTCAGTCCAATTAA
- the LUC7L3 gene encoding luc7-like protein 3 isoform X10, with product MISAAQLLDELMGRDRNLAPDEKRSNVRWDHESVCKYYLCGFCPAELFTNTRSDLGPCEKIHDENLRKQYEKSSRFMKVGYERDFLRYLQSLLAEVERRIRRGHARLALSQNQQSSGGAGPTGKNEEKIQVLTDKIDVLLQQIEELGSEGKVEEAQGMMKLVEQLKEERELLRSTTSNIFLLQTIESFAAQEKQMEVCEVCGAFLIVGDAQSRVDDHLMGKQHMGYAKIKATVEDLKEKLRKRTEEPDRDDRLKKEKQEREEREKEREREREERERKRRREEEEKEKERARDRERRKRSRSRSRHSSRTSDRRCSRSRDHKRSRSRERRRSRSRDRRRSRSHDRSERKHRSRSRDRRRSKSRDRKSYKHRSKSREREQDRKSKEKEKRGSDDKKSSMKSSSREKQSEDTNTDSKESDTKNEVNGTSEDIKSEGLFVTV from the exons GTTTGTAAATACTACCTTTGTGGCTTTTGCCCAGCTGAATTATTTACAAATACCCGTTCTGATTTAG GTCCTTGTGAAAAAATTCATGATGAAAATCTACGTAAACA gTACGAGAAGAGCTCTCGTTTTATGAAAGTGGGCTATGAAAGAGACTTCTTACGCTATTTACAAAGCTTACTTGCAGAGGTGGAACGCAGGATTCGAAGAGGCCATGCTCGTTTGGCACTGTCACAGAATCAACAGTCTTCTGGG GGAGCAGGACCTACCggtaaaaatgaagagaagattCAGGTGTTAACTGACAAAATTGATGTACTTCTACAACAG ATTGAAGAACTAGGTTCAGAAGGAAAGGTGGAAGAGGCACAAGGAATGATGAAACTTGTTGAACAgttaaaggaagagagagaattgCTGAGGTCTACAACTTCA aatatttttcttttgcagacaaTTGAGAGCTTTGCAGCCcaagaaaagcaaatggaagTTTGTGAAGTTTGTGGAGCCTTTTTAATTGTAGGAGATGCACAGTCCAGGGTAGATGACCACTTGATGGGAAAGCAGCACATGGGTTATGCCAAAATAAAAGCTACTGTAGAAGATTTAAAA gaaaagttacgaaaaagaacagaagaaccTGACCGTGATGAcaggttaaaaaaagagaaacaagaacgagaagagagagagaaagagagggaacgGGAAAGAGAAGAGCGGGAAAGGAAGAGACGAcgtgaagaagaagaaaaggaaaaagagagggcTCGTGATAGAGAGAGACGTAAAAGGAGTCGTTCACGGAGTAGGCATTCAAGCAGAACATCTGACAGAAGATGCAGCCGTTCACGAGACCACAAAAGAtcaagaagcagagaaagaaggcGAAGCag GAGTCGTGACAGAAGAAGAAGCAGAAGTCATGATagatcagaaagaaaacatagGTCTCGCAGTAGGGACAGGAGACGATCAAAAAGCCGGGATCGGAAATCCTACAAGCACAGaagcaaaagcagagagagagaacaagacAGGAAGTCAAAAGAAAAAG AAAAGAGGGGATCTGATGATAAAAAAAGTAGTATGAAGTCCAGTAGTCGAGAAAAACAGAGTGAAGACACAAATACAGACTCGAAGGAGAGTGATACTAAGAATGAGGTCAATGGGACCAGTGAAGACATTAAATCTGAAG GGCTTTTTGTTACTGTTTAA
- the LUC7L3 gene encoding luc7-like protein 3 isoform X17, producing the protein MKVGYERDFLRYLQSLLAEVERRIRRGHARLALSQNQQSSGGAGPTGKNEEKIQVLTDKIDVLLQQIEELGSEGKVEEAQGMMKLVEQLKEERELLRSTTSTIESFAAQEKQMEVCEVCGAFLIVGDAQSRVDDHLMGKQHMGYAKIKATVEDLKEKLRKRTEEPDRDDRLKKEKQEREEREKEREREREERERKRRREEEEKEKERARDRERRKRSRSRSRHSSRTSDRRCSRSRDHKRSRSRERRRSRSRDRRRSRSHDRSERKHRSRSRDRRRSKSRDRKSYKHRSKSREREQDRKSKEKEKRGSDDKKSSMKSSSREKQSEDTNTDSKESDTKNEVNGTSEDIKSEVQRKYAQMKMELSQVRRHTKAPSEGKDSVVLQNILRYIVLSQLFCSRLVPPLVCLFGTYL; encoded by the exons ATGAAAGTGGGCTATGAAAGAGACTTCTTACGCTATTTACAAAGCTTACTTGCAGAGGTGGAACGCAGGATTCGAAGAGGCCATGCTCGTTTGGCACTGTCACAGAATCAACAGTCTTCTGGG GGAGCAGGACCTACCggtaaaaatgaagagaagattCAGGTGTTAACTGACAAAATTGATGTACTTCTACAACAG ATTGAAGAACTAGGTTCAGAAGGAAAGGTGGAAGAGGCACAAGGAATGATGAAACTTGTTGAACAgttaaaggaagagagagaattgCTGAGGTCTACAACTTCA acaaTTGAGAGCTTTGCAGCCcaagaaaagcaaatggaagTTTGTGAAGTTTGTGGAGCCTTTTTAATTGTAGGAGATGCACAGTCCAGGGTAGATGACCACTTGATGGGAAAGCAGCACATGGGTTATGCCAAAATAAAAGCTACTGTAGAAGATTTAAAA gaaaagttacgaaaaagaacagaagaaccTGACCGTGATGAcaggttaaaaaaagagaaacaagaacgagaagagagagagaaagagagggaacgGGAAAGAGAAGAGCGGGAAAGGAAGAGACGAcgtgaagaagaagaaaaggaaaaagagagggcTCGTGATAGAGAGAGACGTAAAAGGAGTCGTTCACGGAGTAGGCATTCAAGCAGAACATCTGACAGAAGATGCAGCCGTTCACGAGACCACAAAAGAtcaagaagcagagaaagaaggcGAAGCag GAGTCGTGACAGAAGAAGAAGCAGAAGTCATGATagatcagaaagaaaacatagGTCTCGCAGTAGGGACAGGAGACGATCAAAAAGCCGGGATCGGAAATCCTACAAGCACAGaagcaaaagcagagagagagaacaagacAGGAAGTCAAAAGAAAAAG AAAAGAGGGGATCTGATGATAAAAAAAGTAGTATGAAGTCCAGTAGTCGAGAAAAACAGAGTGAAGACACAAATACAGACTCGAAGGAGAGTGATACTAAGAATGAGGTCAATGGGACCAGTGAAGACATTAAATCTGAAG TGCAGCGTAAGTATGCACAGATGAAGATGGAACTAAGCCAAGTAAGAAGACATACTAAAGCACCTTCTGAAGGAAAAGACAGTGTAGTCCTGCAAAACATTTTGAGGTACATTGTTTTGTCTCAGCTATTTTGTAGCAGACTCGTGCCCCCATTAGTGTGCCTCTTTGGGACATATTTGTAA
- the LUC7L3 gene encoding luc7-like protein 3 isoform X1 produces the protein MISAAQLLDELMGRDRNLAPDEKRSNVRWDHESVCKYYLCGFCPAELFTNTRSDLGPCEKIHDENLRKQYEKSSRFMKVGYERDFLRYLQSLLAEVERRIRRGHARLALSQNQQSSGGAGPTGKNEEKIQVLTDKIDVLLQQIEELGSEGKVEEAQGMMKLVEQLKEERELLRSTTSNIFLLQTIESFAAQEKQMEVCEVCGAFLIVGDAQSRVDDHLMGKQHMGYAKIKATVEDLKEKLRKRTEEPDRDDRLKKEKQEREEREKEREREREERERKRRREEEEKEKERARDRERRKRSRSRSRHSSRTSDRRCSRSRDHKRSRSRERRRSRSRDRRRSRSHDRSERKHRSRSRDRRRSKSRDRKSYKHRSKSREREQDRKSKEKEKRGSDDKKSSMKSSSREKQSEDTNTDSKESDTKNEVNGTSEDIKSEVQRKYAQMKMELSQVRRHTKAPSEGKDSVVLQNILRYIVLSQLFCSRLVPPLVCLFGTYL, from the exons GTTTGTAAATACTACCTTTGTGGCTTTTGCCCAGCTGAATTATTTACAAATACCCGTTCTGATTTAG GTCCTTGTGAAAAAATTCATGATGAAAATCTACGTAAACA gTACGAGAAGAGCTCTCGTTTTATGAAAGTGGGCTATGAAAGAGACTTCTTACGCTATTTACAAAGCTTACTTGCAGAGGTGGAACGCAGGATTCGAAGAGGCCATGCTCGTTTGGCACTGTCACAGAATCAACAGTCTTCTGGG GGAGCAGGACCTACCggtaaaaatgaagagaagattCAGGTGTTAACTGACAAAATTGATGTACTTCTACAACAG ATTGAAGAACTAGGTTCAGAAGGAAAGGTGGAAGAGGCACAAGGAATGATGAAACTTGTTGAACAgttaaaggaagagagagaattgCTGAGGTCTACAACTTCA aatatttttcttttgcagacaaTTGAGAGCTTTGCAGCCcaagaaaagcaaatggaagTTTGTGAAGTTTGTGGAGCCTTTTTAATTGTAGGAGATGCACAGTCCAGGGTAGATGACCACTTGATGGGAAAGCAGCACATGGGTTATGCCAAAATAAAAGCTACTGTAGAAGATTTAAAA gaaaagttacgaaaaagaacagaagaaccTGACCGTGATGAcaggttaaaaaaagagaaacaagaacgagaagagagagagaaagagagggaacgGGAAAGAGAAGAGCGGGAAAGGAAGAGACGAcgtgaagaagaagaaaaggaaaaagagagggcTCGTGATAGAGAGAGACGTAAAAGGAGTCGTTCACGGAGTAGGCATTCAAGCAGAACATCTGACAGAAGATGCAGCCGTTCACGAGACCACAAAAGAtcaagaagcagagaaagaaggcGAAGCag GAGTCGTGACAGAAGAAGAAGCAGAAGTCATGATagatcagaaagaaaacatagGTCTCGCAGTAGGGACAGGAGACGATCAAAAAGCCGGGATCGGAAATCCTACAAGCACAGaagcaaaagcagagagagagaacaagacAGGAAGTCAAAAGAAAAAG AAAAGAGGGGATCTGATGATAAAAAAAGTAGTATGAAGTCCAGTAGTCGAGAAAAACAGAGTGAAGACACAAATACAGACTCGAAGGAGAGTGATACTAAGAATGAGGTCAATGGGACCAGTGAAGACATTAAATCTGAAG TGCAGCGTAAGTATGCACAGATGAAGATGGAACTAAGCCAAGTAAGAAGACATACTAAAGCACCTTCTGAAGGAAAAGACAGTGTAGTCCTGCAAAACATTTTGAGGTACATTGTTTTGTCTCAGCTATTTTGTAGCAGACTCGTGCCCCCATTAGTGTGCCTCTTTGGGACATATTTGTAA
- the LUC7L3 gene encoding luc7-like protein 3 isoform X8, whose amino-acid sequence MISAAQLLDELMGRDRNLAPDEKRSNVRWDHESVCKYYLCGFCPAELFTNTRSDLGPCEKIHDENLRKQYEKSSRFMKVGYERDFLRYLQSLLAEVERRIRRGHARLALSQNQQSSGGAGPTGKNEEKIQVLTDKIDVLLQQIEELGSEGKVEEAQGMMKLVEQLKEERELLRSTTSTIESFAAQEKQMEVCEVCGAFLIVGDAQSRVDDHLMGKQHMGYAKIKATVEDLKEKLRKRTEEPDRDDRLKKEKQEREEREKEREREREERERKRRREEEEKEKERARDRERRKRSRSRSRHSSRTSDRRCSRSRDHKRSRSRERRRSRSRDRRRSRSHDRSERKHRSRSRDRRRSKSRDRKSYKHRSKSREREQDRKSKEKVQRKYAQMKMELSQVRRHTKAPSEGKDSVVLQNILRYIVLSQLFCSRLVPPLVCLFGTYL is encoded by the exons GTTTGTAAATACTACCTTTGTGGCTTTTGCCCAGCTGAATTATTTACAAATACCCGTTCTGATTTAG GTCCTTGTGAAAAAATTCATGATGAAAATCTACGTAAACA gTACGAGAAGAGCTCTCGTTTTATGAAAGTGGGCTATGAAAGAGACTTCTTACGCTATTTACAAAGCTTACTTGCAGAGGTGGAACGCAGGATTCGAAGAGGCCATGCTCGTTTGGCACTGTCACAGAATCAACAGTCTTCTGGG GGAGCAGGACCTACCggtaaaaatgaagagaagattCAGGTGTTAACTGACAAAATTGATGTACTTCTACAACAG ATTGAAGAACTAGGTTCAGAAGGAAAGGTGGAAGAGGCACAAGGAATGATGAAACTTGTTGAACAgttaaaggaagagagagaattgCTGAGGTCTACAACTTCA acaaTTGAGAGCTTTGCAGCCcaagaaaagcaaatggaagTTTGTGAAGTTTGTGGAGCCTTTTTAATTGTAGGAGATGCACAGTCCAGGGTAGATGACCACTTGATGGGAAAGCAGCACATGGGTTATGCCAAAATAAAAGCTACTGTAGAAGATTTAAAA gaaaagttacgaaaaagaacagaagaaccTGACCGTGATGAcaggttaaaaaaagagaaacaagaacgagaagagagagagaaagagagggaacgGGAAAGAGAAGAGCGGGAAAGGAAGAGACGAcgtgaagaagaagaaaaggaaaaagagagggcTCGTGATAGAGAGAGACGTAAAAGGAGTCGTTCACGGAGTAGGCATTCAAGCAGAACATCTGACAGAAGATGCAGCCGTTCACGAGACCACAAAAGAtcaagaagcagagaaagaaggcGAAGCag GAGTCGTGACAGAAGAAGAAGCAGAAGTCATGATagatcagaaagaaaacatagGTCTCGCAGTAGGGACAGGAGACGATCAAAAAGCCGGGATCGGAAATCCTACAAGCACAGaagcaaaagcagagagagagaacaagacAGGAAGTCAAAAGAAAAAG TGCAGCGTAAGTATGCACAGATGAAGATGGAACTAAGCCAAGTAAGAAGACATACTAAAGCACCTTCTGAAGGAAAAGACAGTGTAGTCCTGCAAAACATTTTGAGGTACATTGTTTTGTCTCAGCTATTTTGTAGCAGACTCGTGCCCCCATTAGTGTGCCTCTTTGGGACATATTTGTAA
- the LUC7L3 gene encoding luc7-like protein 3 isoform X16, with product MKVGYERDFLRYLQSLLAEVERRIRRGHARLALSQNQQSSGGAGPTGKNEEKIQVLTDKIDVLLQQIEELGSEGKVEEAQGMMKLVEQLKEERELLRSTTSNIFLLQTIESFAAQEKQMEVCEVCGAFLIVGDAQSRVDDHLMGKQHMGYAKIKATVEDLKEKLRKRTEEPDRDDRLKKEKQEREEREKEREREREERERKRRREEEEKEKERARDRERRKRSRSRSRHSSRTSDRRCSRSRDHKRSRSRERRRSRSRDRRRSRSHDRSERKHRSRSRDRRRSKSRDRKSYKHRSKSREREQDRKSKEKEKRGSDDKKSSMKSSSREKQSEDTNTDSKESDTKNEVNGTSEDIKSEVQRKYAQMKMELSQVRRHTKAPSEGKDSVVLQNILRYIVLSQLFCSRLVPPLVCLFGTYL from the exons ATGAAAGTGGGCTATGAAAGAGACTTCTTACGCTATTTACAAAGCTTACTTGCAGAGGTGGAACGCAGGATTCGAAGAGGCCATGCTCGTTTGGCACTGTCACAGAATCAACAGTCTTCTGGG GGAGCAGGACCTACCggtaaaaatgaagagaagattCAGGTGTTAACTGACAAAATTGATGTACTTCTACAACAG ATTGAAGAACTAGGTTCAGAAGGAAAGGTGGAAGAGGCACAAGGAATGATGAAACTTGTTGAACAgttaaaggaagagagagaattgCTGAGGTCTACAACTTCA aatatttttcttttgcagacaaTTGAGAGCTTTGCAGCCcaagaaaagcaaatggaagTTTGTGAAGTTTGTGGAGCCTTTTTAATTGTAGGAGATGCACAGTCCAGGGTAGATGACCACTTGATGGGAAAGCAGCACATGGGTTATGCCAAAATAAAAGCTACTGTAGAAGATTTAAAA gaaaagttacgaaaaagaacagaagaaccTGACCGTGATGAcaggttaaaaaaagagaaacaagaacgagaagagagagagaaagagagggaacgGGAAAGAGAAGAGCGGGAAAGGAAGAGACGAcgtgaagaagaagaaaaggaaaaagagagggcTCGTGATAGAGAGAGACGTAAAAGGAGTCGTTCACGGAGTAGGCATTCAAGCAGAACATCTGACAGAAGATGCAGCCGTTCACGAGACCACAAAAGAtcaagaagcagagaaagaaggcGAAGCag GAGTCGTGACAGAAGAAGAAGCAGAAGTCATGATagatcagaaagaaaacatagGTCTCGCAGTAGGGACAGGAGACGATCAAAAAGCCGGGATCGGAAATCCTACAAGCACAGaagcaaaagcagagagagagaacaagacAGGAAGTCAAAAGAAAAAG AAAAGAGGGGATCTGATGATAAAAAAAGTAGTATGAAGTCCAGTAGTCGAGAAAAACAGAGTGAAGACACAAATACAGACTCGAAGGAGAGTGATACTAAGAATGAGGTCAATGGGACCAGTGAAGACATTAAATCTGAAG TGCAGCGTAAGTATGCACAGATGAAGATGGAACTAAGCCAAGTAAGAAGACATACTAAAGCACCTTCTGAAGGAAAAGACAGTGTAGTCCTGCAAAACATTTTGAGGTACATTGTTTTGTCTCAGCTATTTTGTAGCAGACTCGTGCCCCCATTAGTGTGCCTCTTTGGGACATATTTGTAA
- the LUC7L3 gene encoding luc7-like protein 3 isoform X7, translated as MISAAQLLDELMGRDRNLAPDEKRSNVRWDHESVCKYYLCGFCPAELFTNTRSDLGPCEKIHDENLRKQYEKSSRFMKVGYERDFLRYLQSLLAEVERRIRRGHARLALSQNQQSSGGAGPTGKNEEKIQVLTDKIDVLLQQIEELGSEGKVEEAQGMMKLVEQLKEERELLRSTTSNIFLLQTIESFAAQEKQMEVCEVCGAFLIVGDAQSRVDDHLMGKQHMGYAKIKATVEDLKEKLRKRTEEPDRDDRLKKEKQEREEREKEREREREERERKRRREEEEKEKERARDRERRKRSRSRSRHSSRTSDRRCSRSRDHKRSRSRERRRSRSRDRRRSRSHDRSERKHRSRSRDRRRSKSRDRKSYKHRSKSREREQDRKSKEKVQRKYAQMKMELSQVRRHTKAPSEGKDSVVLQNILRYIVLSQLFCSRLVPPLVCLFGTYL; from the exons GTTTGTAAATACTACCTTTGTGGCTTTTGCCCAGCTGAATTATTTACAAATACCCGTTCTGATTTAG GTCCTTGTGAAAAAATTCATGATGAAAATCTACGTAAACA gTACGAGAAGAGCTCTCGTTTTATGAAAGTGGGCTATGAAAGAGACTTCTTACGCTATTTACAAAGCTTACTTGCAGAGGTGGAACGCAGGATTCGAAGAGGCCATGCTCGTTTGGCACTGTCACAGAATCAACAGTCTTCTGGG GGAGCAGGACCTACCggtaaaaatgaagagaagattCAGGTGTTAACTGACAAAATTGATGTACTTCTACAACAG ATTGAAGAACTAGGTTCAGAAGGAAAGGTGGAAGAGGCACAAGGAATGATGAAACTTGTTGAACAgttaaaggaagagagagaattgCTGAGGTCTACAACTTCA aatatttttcttttgcagacaaTTGAGAGCTTTGCAGCCcaagaaaagcaaatggaagTTTGTGAAGTTTGTGGAGCCTTTTTAATTGTAGGAGATGCACAGTCCAGGGTAGATGACCACTTGATGGGAAAGCAGCACATGGGTTATGCCAAAATAAAAGCTACTGTAGAAGATTTAAAA gaaaagttacgaaaaagaacagaagaaccTGACCGTGATGAcaggttaaaaaaagagaaacaagaacgagaagagagagagaaagagagggaacgGGAAAGAGAAGAGCGGGAAAGGAAGAGACGAcgtgaagaagaagaaaaggaaaaagagagggcTCGTGATAGAGAGAGACGTAAAAGGAGTCGTTCACGGAGTAGGCATTCAAGCAGAACATCTGACAGAAGATGCAGCCGTTCACGAGACCACAAAAGAtcaagaagcagagaaagaaggcGAAGCag GAGTCGTGACAGAAGAAGAAGCAGAAGTCATGATagatcagaaagaaaacatagGTCTCGCAGTAGGGACAGGAGACGATCAAAAAGCCGGGATCGGAAATCCTACAAGCACAGaagcaaaagcagagagagagaacaagacAGGAAGTCAAAAGAAAAAG TGCAGCGTAAGTATGCACAGATGAAGATGGAACTAAGCCAAGTAAGAAGACATACTAAAGCACCTTCTGAAGGAAAAGACAGTGTAGTCCTGCAAAACATTTTGAGGTACATTGTTTTGTCTCAGCTATTTTGTAGCAGACTCGTGCCCCCATTAGTGTGCCTCTTTGGGACATATTTGTAA